The Raphanus sativus cultivar WK10039 chromosome 2, ASM80110v3, whole genome shotgun sequence genome includes a region encoding these proteins:
- the LOC108843444 gene encoding glucose-6-phosphate isomerase 1, chloroplastic isoform X1, with product MASLSTLYSSSPSLKQSVKPLTAPTTRGGDSFSFPHTSKPTHLPPLTLSASRSSDTSHLDVAAKKELIKDPDALWKRYLDWLYQQKDLGLYLDVSRVGFTDEFVADMEGRFKGAFKAMEDLEKGSIANPDEGRMVGHYWLRNSSLAPRPALRTLIENTLDSICSFADDVVSGKIKPPSSPAGRFTQILSVGIGGSALGPQFVAEALAPDNPPLKIRFIDNTDPAGIDHQIAQLGPELASTLVIVISKSGGTPETRNGLLEVQKAFRDAGLNFAKQGVAITQENSLLDNTARIEGWLARFPMYDWVGGRTSVMSAVGLLPAALQGIDIREMLAGAAIMDEATRTTSLKNNPAALLAMCWYWASDGVGSKDMVILPYKDSLLLFSRYLQQLVMESLGKEFDLDGNTVNQGLTVYGNKGSTDQHAYIQQLREGVHNFFATFIEVLRDRPPGHDWDLEPGVTCGDYLFGMLQGTRSALYANGRESISVTIEEVTPRSVGALIALYERAVGLYASLVNINAYHQPGVEAGKKAAAEVLALQKRVLSVLNEASCKDPVEPLTLDEIADRCHAPEEIEMIYKIIAHMSANDRVLIAEGSCGSPRSVKVFLGECNVDDMYA from the exons ATGGCCTCTCTCTCAACCCTctactcttcttctccttctctcaaACAATCCGTTAAACCACTCACGGCACCGACGACCAGAGGAGGAGACTCTTTCTCTTTCCCACACACCTCCAAACCAACCCACCTTCCACCGTTGACTCTCTCCGCGTCACGCTCCTCCGACACTTCGCACTTAGATGTCGCCGCCAAGAAGGAGCTGATCAAAGACCCCGATGCGCTCTGGAAGCGGTACCTCGACTGGCTATACCAGCAGAAAGACCTCGGGCTGTATCTCGATGTCAGTCGCGTCGGGTTCACAGACGAGTTCGTGGCCGATATGGAGGGTAGATTCAAAGGCGCGTTTAAGGCTATGGAGGATCTTGAAAAGGGTTCTATAGCGAATCCAGACGAAGGAAGGATGGTTGGTCATTACTGGCTTAGGAACTCTAGTCTCGCTCCTAGGCCGGCTTTAAGGACATTGATCGAGAACACGCTTGATTCCATCTGTAGTTTCGCTGATGACGTAGTCTCTGGAAAG ATAAAGCCACCGTCTTCTCCTGCGGGTCGTTTTACTCAGATACTCTCTGTTGGCATTGGTGGCTCTGCTCTCGGACCTCAGTTTGTAGCCGAGGCTTTGGCTCCTGATAATCCTCCGTTGAAG ATAAGGTTCATCGACAACACCGACCCTGCTGGAATAGATCATCAGATCGCACAACTTGGGCCAGAGCTTGCCTCAACTTTAGTAATTGTCATTTCAAAG AGTGGAGGTACTCCTGAAACTAGAAATGGACTATTGGAAGTACAGAAAGCATTCCGTGACGCTGGTCTGAACTTCGCAAAACAG GGTGTTGCAATAACGCAAGAAAACTCGTTGCTGGATAACACGGCGAGAATTGAAGGCTGGTTAGCTAGATTTCCCATGTACGACTGGGTGGGTGGAAGAACATCAGTAATGTCTGCCGTTGGTCTGCTTCCAGCAGCACTACAG GGGATTGATATTAGAGAGATGCTTGCTGGTGCTGCTATAATGGATGAGGCTACTAGGACAACTTCT CTCAAGAATAACCCTGCAGCGCTCTTAGCAATGTGCTGGTACTGGGCTTCTGATGGCGTTGGTTCCAAG GATATGGTTATCCTTCCTTACAAGGATAGCTTATTACTATTTAGCCGGTATTTGCAGCAGCTGGTCATGGAATCACTAGGAAAGGAGTTTGATCTTGACGGTAACACT GTTAACCAAGGGTTAACTGTATATGGAAACAAAGGGAGCACAGATCAGCACGC CTACATTCAACAGCTGAGAGAGGGTGTCCACAATTTCTTTGCAACCTTCATAGAAGTACTACGTGACAGACCCCCAGGTCATGATTGGGATCTTGAGCCAGGTGTCACTTGTGGAGACTACCTCTTTGGGATGCTACAG GGAACTAGATCTGCTTTATATGCAAACGGCAGAGAGTCCATTAGTGTTACCATTGAGGAAGTGACACCAAGATCTGTTGGTGCTCTTATAGCTCTTTACGAAAGAGCTGTCGGTTTATATGCCTCACTTGTCAACATTAATGCTTACCACCAACCCG GTGTGGAAGCTGGTAAAAAGGCAGCAGCAGAAGTTCTGGCCCTGCAAAAGCGTGTATTGTCAGTTCTTAATGAAGCCAG TTGTAAAGACCCAGTAGAGCCATTGACACTGGACGAAATAGCTGATCGTTGCCATGCTCCCGA
- the LOC108843444 gene encoding glucose-6-phosphate isomerase 1, chloroplastic isoform X2 produces MASLSTLYSSSPSLKQSVKPLTAPTTRGGDSFSFPHTSKPTHLPPLTLSASRSSDTSHLDVAAKKELIKDPDALWKRYLDWLYQQKDLGLYLDVSRVGFTDEFVADMEGRFKGAFKAMEDLEKGSIANPDEGRMVGHYWLRNSSLAPRPALRTLIENTLDSICSFADDVVSGKIKPPSSPAGRFTQILSVGIGGSALGPQFVAEALAPDNPPLKIRFIDNTDPAGIDHQIAQLGPELASTLVIVISKSGGTPETRNGLLEVQKAFRDAGLNFAKQGVAITQENSLLDNTARIEGWLARFPMYDWVGGRTSVMSAVGLLPAALQGIDIREMLAGAAIMDEATRTTSLKNNPAALLAMCWYWASDGVGSKDMVILPYKDSLLLFSRYLQQLVMESLGKEFDLDGNTVNQGLTVYGNKGSTDQHAYIQQLREGVHNFFATFIEVLRDRPPGHDWDLEPGVTCGDYLFGMLQGTRSALYANGRESISVTIEEVTPRSVGALIALYERAVGLYASLVNINAYHQPGVEAGKKAAAEVLALQKRVLSVLNEASCKDPVEPLTLDEIADRCHAPEEIEMIYKIIAHMF; encoded by the exons ATGGCCTCTCTCTCAACCCTctactcttcttctccttctctcaaACAATCCGTTAAACCACTCACGGCACCGACGACCAGAGGAGGAGACTCTTTCTCTTTCCCACACACCTCCAAACCAACCCACCTTCCACCGTTGACTCTCTCCGCGTCACGCTCCTCCGACACTTCGCACTTAGATGTCGCCGCCAAGAAGGAGCTGATCAAAGACCCCGATGCGCTCTGGAAGCGGTACCTCGACTGGCTATACCAGCAGAAAGACCTCGGGCTGTATCTCGATGTCAGTCGCGTCGGGTTCACAGACGAGTTCGTGGCCGATATGGAGGGTAGATTCAAAGGCGCGTTTAAGGCTATGGAGGATCTTGAAAAGGGTTCTATAGCGAATCCAGACGAAGGAAGGATGGTTGGTCATTACTGGCTTAGGAACTCTAGTCTCGCTCCTAGGCCGGCTTTAAGGACATTGATCGAGAACACGCTTGATTCCATCTGTAGTTTCGCTGATGACGTAGTCTCTGGAAAG ATAAAGCCACCGTCTTCTCCTGCGGGTCGTTTTACTCAGATACTCTCTGTTGGCATTGGTGGCTCTGCTCTCGGACCTCAGTTTGTAGCCGAGGCTTTGGCTCCTGATAATCCTCCGTTGAAG ATAAGGTTCATCGACAACACCGACCCTGCTGGAATAGATCATCAGATCGCACAACTTGGGCCAGAGCTTGCCTCAACTTTAGTAATTGTCATTTCAAAG AGTGGAGGTACTCCTGAAACTAGAAATGGACTATTGGAAGTACAGAAAGCATTCCGTGACGCTGGTCTGAACTTCGCAAAACAG GGTGTTGCAATAACGCAAGAAAACTCGTTGCTGGATAACACGGCGAGAATTGAAGGCTGGTTAGCTAGATTTCCCATGTACGACTGGGTGGGTGGAAGAACATCAGTAATGTCTGCCGTTGGTCTGCTTCCAGCAGCACTACAG GGGATTGATATTAGAGAGATGCTTGCTGGTGCTGCTATAATGGATGAGGCTACTAGGACAACTTCT CTCAAGAATAACCCTGCAGCGCTCTTAGCAATGTGCTGGTACTGGGCTTCTGATGGCGTTGGTTCCAAG GATATGGTTATCCTTCCTTACAAGGATAGCTTATTACTATTTAGCCGGTATTTGCAGCAGCTGGTCATGGAATCACTAGGAAAGGAGTTTGATCTTGACGGTAACACT GTTAACCAAGGGTTAACTGTATATGGAAACAAAGGGAGCACAGATCAGCACGC CTACATTCAACAGCTGAGAGAGGGTGTCCACAATTTCTTTGCAACCTTCATAGAAGTACTACGTGACAGACCCCCAGGTCATGATTGGGATCTTGAGCCAGGTGTCACTTGTGGAGACTACCTCTTTGGGATGCTACAG GGAACTAGATCTGCTTTATATGCAAACGGCAGAGAGTCCATTAGTGTTACCATTGAGGAAGTGACACCAAGATCTGTTGGTGCTCTTATAGCTCTTTACGAAAGAGCTGTCGGTTTATATGCCTCACTTGTCAACATTAATGCTTACCACCAACCCG GTGTGGAAGCTGGTAAAAAGGCAGCAGCAGAAGTTCTGGCCCTGCAAAAGCGTGTATTGTCAGTTCTTAATGAAGCCAG TTGTAAAGACCCAGTAGAGCCATTGACACTGGACGAAATAGCTGATCGTTGCCATGCTCCCGA